The DNA window CCGGGACATGCATGGCTACGTGCTGTACAACGAGCTGATCGAAGGCATCTCGGCGGGCCTGATCAATCCGTTCGGCCCATCGAGCGCCGAAGGGCGCGCCTACCTCGAGAGCATCCAGGTCGACGACGTGGTGCGCCATGCCAAAGGCGTGATGGACTCCGTCGACTTCAAGGCCTCGCGCACGCTGATGGCGCTGCCCGGCGGCGATCTCGCCGTGGCGGTGGGCGGCGAATGGCGCCGAGAGAAAACCGACTTCACGCCATCCGAGCTGCTCCTGTCGGACAACATCAACGACGATTTCGCGCCGGAAGGCGGCCGTGCCACGCACGACAGCCGCAAGGTGGCCGCCGTGTTCGGCGAGCTGCAGGCCCCGTTCGCGAAGGCGTGGCAGGCGCAGCTCTCGGCGCGCCTTGACCATTACGAAGCCGTGGGGCGCGCGTTCAGCCCGAAGGCGGGACTGTCTTACACGCCGGTGAAATGGGCGATGCTGCGCGCCTCGGCGGGCCGCGGGTTCCGCGCGCCGTCGATGAACGACCTGCACCGGCCCACCATCTACAGCGCCACGGCCACGCTGCCCGATCCCGTGCTGTGCGCGGAGGTGGAGTACAACTATGCCGACTGCGCGTTGAACTGGAATACGCGCCGCTACAGCAACGCGAACCTGAAGCCGGAGCGCAGCCGCCAGTATTCGATCGGCGCGGTACTGGAACCGACCCGCAACATCACCACCACCATCGATTACTGGAAGATCAAACGCACGAACCTGATCAGCGAAATCGGCGATGACGTGATCCTGTCCAACCTGGACAAGTACGGCGACCTGGTGCACCGCGACGAAGACAATGAAATCGAGTGGATCGACCTGTTCAAGGAAAACCGCGGTGCGCAGGTGGCCAGCGGCATCGACCTGGTGGTCGACGTGCACGGTGTCGACACCCCGGTCGGGCGCCTGGGCGGCCGGCTGTCGGGCACCTACGTGATCGATTCGAAGATCCAGACGGCGCAAGGCGATCCTTTCATCAGCAACCTTGGACGCTTCGTCACCGATGGCGTGGTGCAGCGCTGGCGCCACACGATCACGTTCGACTGGGAGCGCGGGCCGTTCTCGGCCAGCCTGTCGAACACGTTCTCGTCGTCGTACGAAGACCAGAATTCGGCCATCAACACCGATGATGGCAGCGTGGTGGCGCCGAATCACGTGACGTCGTACTCGCTGTGGGACATGTCCGCCGCATGGCAGGCGAGCCGCGCGCTGAAGATCCGCGCCGGGGTGCAGAATATGTTCGACCGCAGTCCGCCGTACTCGAACCAGGCGTACCACTTCCTTTCGGGTTACGACCCGACTTACACGGACCCGCGCGGCCGCCGTTTCTATGCCAGTGTGAATTACGCTTTCAAATAGGAGGGCCGATGTTCAAGCCGATGCTCAAGCCGATCTTCGCCACGACTTTCGCCACGAGTTTCGCCATGGGTTTCGTCACACTGCTGGCCTTCACCGGCCCGGCGGCCACCGCGCAGACGCTCGAGAAGGTTCCGGAAGAACCCGTGGAGGCGCGTGCGCCGCTGCCCGTCGCCAAGGGTTCGCTGGTGATCATCGGCGGCGGCCTGCGGGCCGACAACGCCGACGTGTGGCAGAAGATCGTCA is part of the Pseudoduganella lutea genome and encodes:
- a CDS encoding TonB-dependent receptor, yielding MGKHQKHKTQNKVQYRDNALHRVGPRLAAGAVLAFAVHGAWAQDSAIAKVLPRVKITGSAIRQIESETPLPVQVITRAEIDKAGVTTAAELMTRISANVGGLTDGVSINVGGVDQRGMNSANLRGIGTSSTLVLLNGRRMANFASPGDETGVDLNNIPAAAIARVEVLLDGASALYGTDAIGGVINFITRKDFQGLELNAYGLGTDEGGASKRQATITGGIGNLQQDGYNIFATFDAQGTQGLRSSQRKFIGELRIPERLGHLLSGFTSPANVRLTGAQRDYLVDSGWTLNGRALTNRTFNPSIPGCNPPANLYLPAGTGGVDGCTYDYMGDTELYPKSNKQSFLSRGVLDLGGGHQLYGEVVLSRARTSYVGSSTRVRGDIDYRLVPALAGTGLDTVVEEDAVPGEVEVRMRLFEAGNRTSELTSIGQRYVVGVNGVFGAWDYDVAYNHSVNTVKDRDMHGYVLYNELIEGISAGLINPFGPSSAEGRAYLESIQVDDVVRHAKGVMDSVDFKASRTLMALPGGDLAVAVGGEWRREKTDFTPSELLLSDNINDDFAPEGGRATHDSRKVAAVFGELQAPFAKAWQAQLSARLDHYEAVGRAFSPKAGLSYTPVKWAMLRASAGRGFRAPSMNDLHRPTIYSATATLPDPVLCAEVEYNYADCALNWNTRRYSNANLKPERSRQYSIGAVLEPTRNITTTIDYWKIKRTNLISEIGDDVILSNLDKYGDLVHRDEDNEIEWIDLFKENRGAQVASGIDLVVDVHGVDTPVGRLGGRLSGTYVIDSKIQTAQGDPFISNLGRFVTDGVVQRWRHTITFDWERGPFSASLSNTFSSSYEDQNSAINTDDGSVVAPNHVTSYSLWDMSAAWQASRALKIRAGVQNMFDRSPPYSNQAYHFLSGYDPTYTDPRGRRFYASVNYAFK